A DNA window from Maribellus comscasis contains the following coding sequences:
- a CDS encoding ABC transporter permease translates to MNYYLKIALRNLFREKRYTLFLFSSICIGLITFILVSGYVFYEKGFDRVFPDNKNIYRVTTDIYNNNELSLSIPSGERGISTSVKETYPNVLASGYITRTSNPQYKIGEEIFSDEQIYHASHGFLDVFSIPLVLGNEAQVLTRPYTVIISESTAKKYFGNENPIGKTLFKYPAYEYTIEGVFQDIPAQAHFTADALLSFHDDMHLPPPAKAQWGETGFYTYLKVKDNTDINQLETGINNLVAEYKKSTFGKNNIQHKYHLQALNDIHLHSELKQELQPNSRAEYVYLIFIIGFLILIASGSNYIQFSFSRLINSAKQTGIKKINGATYSGIVFASLAESIIIHLFALIISLAIVRMLFPLMQNEFGILLQPVFFQPLFLEVLFGILILSIFVNGVLPALLINRFNGLELLKLKYKPVASGISFRQVIVVAQFVIIIAIISGISGMNKQVNFLIQKDKGLDLNNTIVVKIPSNMRKTSQRINNLSAFDQDLMSNSSIVGISSSNVIPGDLPAYNFNFKEIQSQKGGKAALIVADENYINNYKIDLLAGKNFYAIADDDKKNGCLINQACLSVMGFKTPEEAVGRILKMEDESGLQKFEASVIGVTKNVDFSDAKEQHEPIVIMDWTQNMVWGNYSIKTATPDYASVLPFIREKFKATFPNYPFEYVVLEDYYNRQFESETQLIKIFRLFIFIAIFISVINLFSISWLITTARIKEIGIRKVNGANVSEVMVLLNRNFILWIILAFVIATPVSWLAMNSWLENFAYKTNLSWWIFALAGLLALGIALLTVSFQSFKAATKNPVESLRYE, encoded by the coding sequence ATGAACTACTACCTGAAAATTGCCTTAAGAAATTTATTTCGTGAAAAGAGATATACACTTTTCCTTTTTTCATCCATTTGTATTGGCCTAATCACTTTTATTCTGGTTTCAGGTTATGTTTTTTATGAAAAAGGTTTTGATCGCGTTTTTCCCGACAACAAAAACATTTACCGGGTAACTACCGATATATACAACAATAACGAGTTAAGCCTCTCTATTCCGAGCGGGGAACGCGGAATATCAACATCAGTGAAAGAAACGTATCCCAATGTTTTGGCTTCAGGTTATATTACCAGAACAAGTAACCCACAATACAAAATAGGAGAAGAAATCTTTTCCGACGAACAGATCTACCACGCCTCTCATGGTTTCCTGGACGTCTTTTCCATCCCGCTTGTTCTGGGAAACGAAGCGCAGGTTTTAACCCGGCCCTACACCGTTATTATTTCGGAAAGTACAGCCAAAAAATATTTTGGAAATGAAAACCCAATTGGGAAGACTTTGTTTAAATACCCGGCGTATGAATATACCATAGAAGGCGTTTTTCAGGATATTCCTGCTCAGGCACACTTCACAGCAGATGCGTTGCTTTCTTTTCACGATGATATGCACCTGCCGCCACCTGCAAAAGCGCAGTGGGGTGAAACAGGTTTTTATACCTATCTGAAAGTAAAAGACAATACGGATATCAACCAATTGGAAACGGGAATCAACAATCTGGTTGCAGAATACAAAAAAAGCACATTCGGGAAAAACAATATTCAACACAAATATCATCTGCAAGCCCTAAACGACATCCACCTTCATTCAGAGTTAAAACAAGAATTACAACCCAATTCGCGGGCTGAATATGTGTATCTCATTTTTATCATTGGATTTTTAATTCTTATAGCTTCCGGCTCTAACTACATCCAATTTTCATTCTCACGATTAATTAATTCAGCCAAACAAACCGGTATAAAAAAAATAAACGGTGCGACTTATTCGGGAATTGTTTTTGCCTCATTGGCAGAATCCATTATCATTCACCTTTTTGCATTGATTATTTCACTTGCGATTGTACGTATGTTGTTCCCGCTTATGCAAAATGAATTTGGCATTTTACTCCAACCCGTTTTCTTTCAACCCTTGTTTCTTGAAGTTCTTTTCGGAATTCTGATTCTGAGCATTTTTGTAAATGGTGTTTTGCCTGCTTTGTTGATCAACCGTTTTAACGGCCTCGAATTGTTAAAACTAAAATATAAACCTGTTGCCAGCGGGATCTCTTTCCGGCAGGTAATTGTAGTTGCCCAGTTTGTAATTATAATCGCCATTATCTCAGGAATTTCAGGAATGAATAAACAAGTAAATTTTCTCATTCAAAAAGACAAAGGCTTGGATTTAAACAATACAATTGTTGTTAAAATTCCGTCCAACATGCGTAAAACCTCACAACGGATCAACAATTTGTCGGCATTTGACCAGGATTTAATGAGCAACAGCTCTATTGTGGGAATCTCAAGTTCAAATGTAATTCCCGGAGATTTGCCGGCCTACAACTTCAATTTTAAAGAAATACAATCGCAAAAGGGAGGGAAAGCAGCGTTGATTGTGGCAGACGAAAACTACATCAATAATTATAAAATTGATTTGCTGGCCGGTAAAAACTTTTATGCAATCGCAGATGATGACAAAAAGAACGGATGTCTCATAAATCAGGCATGTTTGTCGGTTATGGGTTTTAAAACGCCGGAAGAAGCCGTTGGACGAATATTGAAAATGGAAGATGAAAGTGGACTTCAAAAATTTGAAGCTTCAGTTATTGGTGTTACAAAAAATGTGGATTTCAGCGATGCCAAAGAACAACATGAACCCATTGTTATTATGGACTGGACACAAAATATGGTTTGGGGAAACTATTCCATAAAAACGGCAACTCCAGATTATGCTTCTGTTCTTCCATTTATCCGGGAAAAATTTAAGGCTACATTTCCCAATTATCCATTTGAATATGTTGTTCTCGAAGACTACTACAACAGGCAGTTTGAATCAGAAACCCAACTTATAAAAATATTCCGGCTTTTTATTTTCATCGCCATTTTTATCAGTGTAATTAACCTGTTTTCTATTTCCTGGCTGATTACAACAGCGCGGATAAAAGAAATAGGAATTCGAAAAGTAAATGGCGCCAATGTTTCTGAAGTGATGGTTTTATTAAACCGAAATTTTATACTGTGGATTATTCTGGCTTTTGTAATAGCCACTCCGGTTTCTTGGTTAGCCATGAACAGTTGGCTCGAAAATTTTGCCTATAAAACCAATTTAAGCTGGTGGATTTTTGCTTTGGCTGGTTTGCTGGCATTGGGAATTGCGTTGTTAACCGTTTCATTTCAATCGTTTAAGGCAGCTACAAAGAACCCGGTAGAAAGTTTGAGGTATGAATAG
- a CDS encoding DUF4097 family beta strand repeat-containing protein: MKTQLNVKMYMIIAMLFALASCNGVAQENKTPTITKTFDLNQPGTLNASSSGGGVTVKTHNQNEVIVQAFVRKNGRILSPSDAQLDDILEDYELEFEKNGSVITAVVKRKTRFNFRSNTGIALTIITPRKMSCNVSSSGGGVDISGVAGTHNFSSSGGGVRIENVTGSTKASSSGGGVTATNQNGDCRLSSSGGGVKLTDAQGNVFARSSGGGVRLNNIDGDVDASSSGGGVSVSGKAGAVKAKSSGGSVRVDIDNLSKELYLSSSGGGVDAIIQNGDKLGLDLDLSSDRVNIDLHNFSGKSEKNRVKGTMNGGGIPVYIRSSGGNINVRYNN, translated from the coding sequence ATGAAAACTCAACTAAATGTAAAAATGTACATGATAATTGCTATGCTTTTCGCGCTGGCATCGTGTAATGGAGTCGCCCAGGAGAATAAGACTCCAACTATAACAAAAACCTTTGATCTGAATCAGCCGGGCACATTAAATGCCTCATCATCCGGTGGAGGAGTAACCGTAAAAACCCACAATCAAAACGAAGTAATTGTGCAGGCTTTTGTCCGAAAAAACGGCAGGATATTGTCTCCTTCTGATGCACAACTCGACGACATTTTGGAAGATTATGAACTGGAGTTTGAGAAAAATGGTTCAGTTATTACTGCGGTTGTCAAACGCAAAACCCGGTTTAATTTCCGGAGCAACACAGGTATTGCATTAACCATTATAACACCCCGAAAAATGTCGTGTAACGTTTCGTCGAGTGGTGGCGGAGTCGATATCTCAGGCGTAGCCGGAACACATAATTTTTCCAGCAGCGGAGGAGGTGTACGAATTGAAAATGTTACCGGTTCCACCAAGGCCAGTTCTTCCGGCGGAGGTGTGACGGCAACAAACCAGAACGGTGATTGCCGTTTGAGCTCCAGTGGTGGCGGTGTAAAACTGACCGACGCACAAGGCAATGTTTTTGCCCGCAGCTCAGGTGGCGGTGTGCGCCTGAACAACATCGATGGCGATGTGGACGCCTCCAGTAGCGGAGGAGGAGTAAGTGTTTCCGGAAAAGCAGGAGCTGTAAAAGCAAAATCAAGCGGAGGATCGGTTCGTGTTGACATTGACAATTTAAGCAAAGAGTTATACCTTAGCTCCAGCGGCGGCGGAGTTGATGCAATAATCCAAAATGGCGACAAGCTTGGCCTTGATTTGGATTTAAGTTCCGACAGAGTAAATATCGATCTTCATAATTTCTCCGGGAAATCAGAAAAAAACCGGGTAAAAGGAACAATGAACGGCGGAGGAATTCCGGTTTATATTCGTTCTTCCGGTGGAAATATTAATGTTCGGTATAATAATTGA
- a CDS encoding ABC transporter permease, with the protein MLQHYLKLIFRNFAKHRRFFVVNIIGLSIGIATFSMLWMHIQYEKSYDQFYPQTENLYRISYHASKDGKQLTNSCRTQSALGLALQGNPELIAASCRAFYESCFMYTDNVQMYNQDVVWADSAFFNVFQNEMVLGDISTAVSNKYTTAISDKMARIYFGDEDPVGKIIKLNEGIPFTVTAVFKSLPENTHLHYDFVVSFYTLEDYGVNRQGNWRGIFVSTYFRKTPAATETDITNLLTETAGKYLTNNGKDGLQAGYSIMPVKDIYLQSDLEGEFVPQGNRTKVKLLLVVAIFIIVIAWTNNINISTALSFERVKASAIRKINGANNRSLTKYHLAELLVINLTSILFSLVLILLALPLFRSFVDNNISIASFLQPWFWFMFGGILLSGMIFTGTISALLQSSFNPLQVVNNKITNSGGFGSVRYGLTVFQFMLAIILIGSTTLIFKQINFLKKSNLGMNPSQVLVMRGPATNNTTGERRYHEFCAFREELLQSPYVEKITATMNIPGQTNRYNNVTVSRRGKQLNTTFNISFSDENYFATYQVPILAGRNFYPILASESKNVIINTKAAEAMGFEAAEQAIGEKINIGDNEMEIVGVAQNFHHESLQKELEPYIYQFRHPHEFGYYPALVKTSNIPALMKSVKQVWEKHYPQAQADFFFLDGYFNKQYFSYNQLGQLAGASSLLAIIIACLGLYALVSHTVNKKVKEIGVRKVNGARISEILVMLNKDFVKWVIIAFVFGTPLAWYAMNKWLENFAYKTNLSWWIFALAGVLALGIALLTVSWQSWRAATRNPVEALRYE; encoded by the coding sequence ATGCTTCAACATTACCTGAAACTCATCTTCCGAAACTTTGCCAAACACCGGCGCTTTTTTGTGGTAAATATTATTGGCCTATCGATTGGGATAGCAACCTTTTCCATGCTTTGGATGCATATTCAATATGAAAAAAGTTACGACCAGTTTTATCCGCAGACTGAAAATTTATACCGCATTAGCTACCATGCTTCAAAAGACGGGAAACAGTTAACCAACAGTTGCCGAACACAATCAGCACTGGGGCTTGCGTTGCAGGGCAACCCGGAATTGATTGCGGCAAGTTGCAGAGCCTTTTACGAATCATGTTTTATGTACACCGATAATGTTCAAATGTACAACCAGGATGTAGTTTGGGCCGACAGCGCTTTTTTTAACGTTTTTCAAAATGAAATGGTTTTGGGCGATATTTCAACTGCTGTATCCAATAAATACACCACTGCAATTTCTGATAAAATGGCCCGTATTTATTTTGGTGATGAAGACCCGGTTGGAAAAATTATTAAACTAAATGAAGGCATCCCGTTTACCGTAACAGCCGTTTTTAAATCCCTGCCCGAAAATACACACCTGCATTACGATTTTGTGGTCAGCTTTTATACTTTGGAAGATTACGGTGTCAACCGTCAGGGAAACTGGAGAGGAATTTTTGTTTCTACATATTTCAGAAAAACACCTGCCGCCACGGAAACAGACATTACAAACCTGCTCACAGAAACAGCCGGAAAATACCTGACAAACAACGGAAAAGATGGCTTGCAGGCCGGGTATTCCATCATGCCGGTAAAAGATATTTATTTACAGTCGGATTTGGAAGGTGAATTTGTTCCACAGGGGAATCGTACCAAAGTGAAGTTGTTGCTTGTTGTTGCGATATTTATTATTGTTATTGCGTGGACAAACAATATTAATATATCAACAGCCTTGTCGTTTGAACGTGTGAAAGCCTCGGCTATCCGAAAAATTAACGGGGCCAACAACCGGTCTTTAACGAAATATCATCTGGCAGAGTTGCTTGTGATTAATCTCACGTCCATTCTTTTTTCACTGGTACTTATTCTGCTGGCTTTACCCCTTTTCAGGTCGTTTGTGGATAACAATATCTCCATCGCTTCCTTTTTACAGCCATGGTTTTGGTTTATGTTTGGAGGCATATTGTTGTCGGGTATGATTTTTACCGGAACCATTTCGGCGCTGCTGCAATCTTCGTTTAATCCCTTGCAGGTAGTAAACAACAAAATTACAAACTCCGGTGGTTTTGGTTCGGTTCGCTACGGACTGACTGTGTTTCAGTTTATGCTTGCTATTATTCTTATTGGCTCAACAACACTCATATTTAAACAGATCAATTTCCTAAAGAAAAGCAACTTGGGAATGAACCCAAGCCAGGTTTTGGTGATGCGGGGGCCGGCAACCAATAATACCACAGGAGAAAGGCGTTACCATGAATTTTGCGCTTTTCGCGAAGAGCTTTTGCAGTCACCTTATGTGGAAAAAATTACAGCCACAATGAACATCCCGGGGCAAACCAACCGCTACAACAACGTAACGGTTAGCCGGAGAGGAAAACAATTAAATACAACGTTCAATATTTCTTTTTCCGATGAAAATTATTTCGCCACTTACCAGGTTCCTATTCTTGCAGGCCGGAACTTCTATCCCATATTGGCCAGCGAAAGCAAAAATGTAATTATAAACACAAAAGCGGCTGAAGCCATGGGCTTTGAAGCGGCTGAACAGGCAATTGGTGAAAAAATTAATATTGGTGACAACGAGATGGAGATTGTTGGTGTTGCTCAAAATTTTCATCACGAATCGTTGCAAAAAGAGCTGGAACCCTATATTTATCAATTCAGGCATCCACACGAATTTGGCTATTATCCGGCGCTGGTTAAAACTTCAAATATTCCGGCATTAATGAAGTCGGTAAAACAGGTTTGGGAGAAACATTATCCGCAGGCCCAGGCCGATTTCTTTTTCCTCGACGGCTATTTTAACAAACAATATTTTTCTTATAATCAGCTTGGGCAGCTGGCCGGAGCAAGTTCCTTGCTGGCAATAATAATTGCATGCCTGGGACTTTATGCTTTAGTTTCGCATACCGTAAATAAAAAAGTTAAGGAAATCGGTGTGCGCAAAGTAAATGGAGCACGGATATCTGAAATATTGGTCATGCTAAACAAAGATTTTGTAAAATGGGTAATCATTGCTTTTGTTTTTGGCACTCCCCTGGCCTGGTACGCCATGAACAAGTGGCTCGAAAACTTTGCATACAAAACCAACCTAAGCTGGTGGATTTTCGCCTTGGCAGGAGTGCTTGCTTTGGGAATTGCGTTGTTAACAGTGAGTTGGCAAAGCTGGCGGGCTGCTACGCGGAATCCTGTAGAAGCTTTACGGTATGAGTAA
- a CDS encoding ABC transporter permease has product MNLTNFKIVLRLIKNQKLPSLLSIFVLTLGMTSFLLIFFYIQHEKSFDGLWKAPDQIYRLALEKTLPNGSKTTTATNYPGLCRVLTDEIPGVECATGLWPDVVTAFTTEHFLKDARFYWSDANVFKVFNRPFIAGDATNPFSTIQSAVISENAALTLFGRRDPLNEHFKLNEGWEFIVAGVFADIPENSHLKADILISRESLYYYITHFDNATSKLRLEPITGSLEPPSSSGRLWRNPQAYTYFRLKKNAEISSVSQKFPAIYKKYTSHLIEAGQKSAFIPQPVKSIHANSDFEQEISPNTDSKTLSALYIVAFLILMMSWIIFVNFQITQIIERAKEIGLKKVAGASSYSLLSQITLQSVMINAFSILLALGLFFALRGQLSRYVGINGQLPVHSIFLLRFIGLFIAGSFLSVIYPAFILISKRTQMLLSNKFAKNNDGFTLRRSLIVFQFAASIGLLIGTITIIRQVSFMKNKDVGLKIKQTAYSFTPMSLIKKEGATEKLVSYMNEINKLPGIKATTVSSCIPGKEISFHSNHIYPEGKPELQGDNFGILNIDHRFQEVFEPKLLAGKIFTEEDSPEGTKLVINRAASKTWGFPSPEAAVGKFVEVEVNDFLSIPKSTFQICGVIEDFHQESPRKKIEPLLLMHSYRWKYDVGYITTLFDGSALPGEMLSTLKKEWEKFFPVDPFEIQYTNEKYQLQMSADKKLAGIFSVYTFLSVLLAVLGLFGLAANSIQKRTKEIGIRKVNGAKITEVMAMLNADFIKWVILSFVIAVPVAWYTMQKWLEKFAFKTDISWWIFVLAGLLTLGIALLTVSFQSYKAATRNPVESLKYE; this is encoded by the coding sequence ATGAACCTAACCAATTTTAAGATCGTTCTCCGGCTGATAAAAAATCAGAAACTTCCCAGTCTGTTGAGCATTTTTGTTCTTACACTTGGAATGACCTCTTTTTTGTTGATTTTCTTTTACATCCAGCATGAAAAAAGTTTTGACGGGCTGTGGAAAGCGCCGGACCAGATTTACCGGTTGGCACTGGAAAAAACTCTTCCCAACGGAAGTAAAACCACAACAGCTACCAACTATCCCGGACTTTGCAGGGTTTTAACTGATGAAATTCCGGGAGTGGAGTGTGCCACCGGACTGTGGCCTGATGTGGTAACCGCATTTACAACCGAACATTTCCTGAAAGATGCCCGGTTTTACTGGAGCGATGCGAATGTTTTTAAAGTATTTAACCGCCCGTTTATTGCTGGCGATGCAACGAATCCTTTCTCAACAATTCAATCAGCAGTAATTTCGGAAAATGCCGCCTTAACATTGTTCGGACGAAGAGATCCGCTGAATGAACATTTTAAACTCAACGAAGGCTGGGAATTTATTGTTGCGGGTGTATTTGCCGACATCCCTGAAAACAGCCATTTAAAAGCAGACATTCTGATTTCCAGGGAATCACTATACTATTACATAACACATTTCGACAATGCCACCTCAAAACTTAGATTGGAACCCATTACCGGATCTTTGGAACCACCGTCTTCTTCGGGCAGACTTTGGAGAAACCCCCAGGCTTATACTTATTTCCGGCTGAAAAAGAACGCGGAAATCAGCTCTGTTTCCCAAAAGTTCCCGGCGATTTATAAAAAATACACCAGCCATTTAATTGAAGCCGGACAAAAATCTGCGTTTATTCCCCAACCCGTAAAATCGATTCATGCCAACTCCGACTTCGAGCAGGAAATTTCCCCCAATACAGATTCAAAAACCCTGTCCGCTCTTTATATTGTTGCTTTCCTGATTTTGATGATGAGCTGGATAATCTTTGTCAATTTCCAGATAACTCAAATAATTGAACGGGCAAAAGAAATAGGCCTTAAAAAAGTAGCAGGGGCCTCGTCATACAGCCTTCTTTCCCAAATAACTCTTCAATCCGTAATGATTAATGCTTTCTCCATTCTGCTGGCTCTCGGTTTATTTTTTGCCTTACGGGGACAACTTAGCAGGTACGTCGGAATTAACGGCCAGTTACCTGTTCATTCAATTTTCCTGCTCAGGTTTATCGGCCTGTTTATCGCAGGGAGTTTTTTAAGCGTTATCTATCCTGCATTTATACTTATTTCAAAAAGGACACAAATGCTCCTTTCAAACAAGTTCGCCAAAAACAACGACGGATTTACGCTGCGCCGCTCCCTTATTGTCTTCCAATTTGCAGCTTCCATCGGATTGCTTATCGGAACAATTACCATTATCCGGCAGGTTTCTTTTATGAAAAACAAAGATGTGGGCCTGAAAATAAAACAGACAGCCTATTCTTTTACGCCTATGAGCCTGATAAAAAAAGAGGGTGCCACGGAAAAACTGGTCTCTTATATGAATGAAATAAACAAACTTCCGGGGATAAAAGCTACTACGGTAAGTTCATGTATTCCAGGGAAAGAGATCAGTTTTCACAGCAATCATATTTACCCCGAAGGAAAGCCGGAATTGCAGGGCGATAATTTTGGAATTCTGAACATCGACCACCGTTTTCAGGAAGTATTTGAACCGAAACTATTGGCCGGAAAAATATTTACAGAAGAAGATTCACCAGAAGGGACAAAACTGGTAATCAATCGGGCAGCAAGTAAAACCTGGGGATTTCCTTCACCTGAAGCGGCTGTCGGAAAATTTGTTGAAGTGGAGGTTAACGATTTTCTAAGTATTCCTAAAAGTACATTTCAAATTTGCGGAGTAATTGAAGATTTCCATCAGGAGTCGCCACGAAAAAAAATAGAGCCCCTGCTTTTGATGCATAGTTACAGATGGAAATACGATGTTGGCTATATAACAACGCTTTTTGACGGTTCTGCTTTGCCCGGCGAAATGTTATCCACTCTAAAAAAAGAGTGGGAGAAATTTTTCCCTGTCGACCCCTTTGAAATTCAATATACAAACGAGAAATACCAGCTTCAAATGAGTGCCGATAAAAAACTGGCAGGAATTTTCTCCGTGTATACCTTTTTGTCGGTTCTGCTGGCTGTGCTGGGATTGTTTGGGCTTGCCGCCAATTCAATTCAAAAAAGGACAAAAGAAATTGGGATTCGAAAAGTAAATGGTGCAAAAATTACTGAAGTTATGGCCATGCTAAACGCCGACTTTATAAAGTGGGTAATTTTATCGTTTGTAATTGCAGTTCCCGTTGCCTGGTACACCATGCAAAAATGGCTGGAAAAATTTGCGTTCAAAACAGATATAAGCTGGTGGATTTTTGTACTTGCCGGATTGTTAACGCTGGGAATTGCTTTACTAACCGTTTCTTTTCAATCTTACAAAGCCGCAACACGAAATCCGGTAGAAAGTTTGAAATATGAGTAA
- a CDS encoding ABC transporter permease, translating to MTTIIRYIKATFRNAIRNKYISLLNLFGLSVGITSTLLLILWVSHELSFDHFFANSENIYQVIFMGEQNNKEVKVCSTPQGIGVEAEKLFPEVINFTRIRKHNRAVLKVGDKQFYAEKGFYADSTFFSVFSFEGKFGDLSNSLNKPDQVVIDEYLAAKCFSTKYPVGENISINGRDYTVSAVVKNVASNSHLQFHYLIPVLNLSEGWQNTKWTSDNCFQYLVVNHAAKIPELEIKLTNMVTSKFTVWKQLNAFIKLQPLHEIHFRSEYILDYAVLGNKQNVFVLALISFLILLIACVNFTNIFISTSLKRTKSTGIKMASGANKAGIIKEFAFEVLLFIFISFLISFGLIYLMLPVFNNLVHTEMPITIFNLKFVSISFVVIILTLLMSGLFPGLYITRFNVVSVLKSGYTGLKGNKNKLQRSLVTIQFIIAIILIISVLGIQKQVYFLQHKQLGFDKDKVLYVRTYGELENIRNIKLMASELSQNPNIVDISSRSSLPTQLVNGGQMQISSNPDHKVHGERVEVGEGYFDLMNIKFVEGGQKFDYSNDQINTCIINEIAAKRLLLKPPYCGQFVFDLNQGHDLKIIGVIPNINTKSLNSEITPCLYTKASNYNGNGVVLFRLAGNLEPAIKQIKDYCEKNNSAVPFEYHFLDEVYDNLYVNEIQIQKMLIWFSVISILLTSLGLFAMSFFITEKRTKEIGIRKVNGARIFEILTILNKDFVKWVIIALVIATPIAYYAMNKWLENFAYKTTLSWWIFALAGVLALGIALLTVSFQSWKAATRNPVEALRYE from the coding sequence ATGACTACGATAATCAGATATATAAAAGCAACTTTTCGTAATGCAATAAGAAATAAATACATTTCGTTGCTGAATTTGTTTGGATTAAGTGTTGGTATAACATCCACTTTGCTTCTTATATTGTGGGTATCCCATGAATTGAGCTTTGATCATTTTTTTGCAAATAGCGAAAACATTTATCAGGTTATCTTTATGGGTGAGCAAAACAATAAGGAAGTTAAAGTATGCTCCACGCCTCAAGGAATCGGAGTTGAAGCAGAAAAATTATTTCCTGAAGTAATTAATTTTACTCGTATTCGTAAGCATAATCGGGCTGTTTTAAAAGTTGGAGACAAACAATTTTATGCCGAAAAAGGATTTTATGCCGATTCCACTTTTTTTTCTGTTTTTTCGTTTGAAGGAAAATTTGGTGATTTATCTAATTCATTAAATAAACCTGACCAAGTCGTTATTGATGAATATTTGGCTGCCAAGTGTTTTAGCACGAAGTATCCTGTAGGGGAAAATATAAGTATAAATGGAAGAGATTATACTGTCAGTGCTGTTGTGAAGAATGTCGCATCCAATTCACATTTACAATTTCACTATTTAATACCGGTACTTAATCTTTCGGAGGGTTGGCAGAATACAAAATGGACCAGCGATAATTGTTTTCAATATCTGGTAGTAAATCATGCAGCCAAAATACCTGAACTGGAGATAAAATTGACTAACATGGTCACGAGTAAATTTACAGTTTGGAAACAATTAAATGCATTCATTAAGTTACAGCCTTTACATGAGATTCATTTTAGGTCTGAATATATTCTGGATTATGCTGTTTTGGGGAACAAACAAAATGTTTTTGTTCTGGCCTTAATTTCATTTCTGATTTTGTTAATAGCATGTGTCAACTTTACAAATATCTTTATTTCTACCTCTTTAAAGCGTACAAAATCAACTGGAATTAAAATGGCATCGGGAGCTAACAAAGCTGGAATTATTAAAGAGTTTGCTTTTGAGGTTTTACTATTTATTTTTATATCATTCCTGATTTCTTTTGGCTTGATTTACCTGATGCTGCCAGTATTCAACAATCTGGTCCATACAGAAATGCCTATAACAATATTTAACCTGAAATTCGTTTCCATAAGCTTCGTAGTGATTATCCTCACTTTATTAATGTCGGGACTTTTCCCAGGTTTATATATTACTCGCTTTAATGTCGTTTCAGTTTTAAAATCCGGATATACGGGATTAAAGGGTAATAAAAATAAGTTGCAACGTAGCTTGGTAACTATTCAATTTATTATTGCTATCATACTAATTATTTCTGTGCTTGGTATTCAAAAGCAAGTTTATTTTTTACAGCACAAACAATTAGGATTTGATAAAGACAAGGTATTGTATGTTAGAACTTATGGTGAATTAGAAAATATTCGTAATATTAAACTTATGGCATCGGAATTGTCACAAAATCCAAATATTGTTGACATTTCATCGCGCAGTTCATTACCTACACAATTGGTAAATGGCGGACAAATGCAAATAAGTTCAAACCCTGATCATAAAGTACATGGCGAACGTGTTGAAGTTGGGGAAGGCTATTTCGATTTGATGAATATAAAGTTTGTTGAAGGTGGACAAAAATTTGACTATTCTAACGATCAAATTAATACCTGTATTATAAATGAAATTGCAGCTAAACGACTACTCCTTAAACCTCCGTATTGCGGGCAGTTCGTTTTTGACTTAAACCAAGGGCATGATTTGAAAATTATTGGAGTAATACCCAACATTAATACCAAATCACTCAATTCAGAAATAACACCATGCTTATACACAAAAGCTTCTAATTACAATGGTAATGGAGTTGTATTATTTAGGCTGGCTGGTAATTTGGAACCTGCAATTAAACAAATTAAAGATTACTGTGAAAAAAATAACAGTGCTGTGCCATTCGAATACCATTTTTTAGACGAAGTGTATGACAATTTATATGTGAATGAAATTCAGATTCAGAAAATGCTAATCTGGTTCTCCGTTATCTCAATTTTGCTTACTAGTCTGGGTTTATTCGCGATGTCGTTTTTTATAACAGAAAAACGAACCAAAGAAATCGGTATCCGCAAAGTAAACGGAGCAAGAATATTCGAAATACTTACGATACTCAACAAAGACTTTGTAAAATGGGTAATCATTGCTCTTGTTATTGCTACGCCAATTGCATATTATGCCATGAATAAATGGCTTGAAAATTTTGCCTACAAAACCACTTTGAGTTGGTGGATTTTTGCCCTGGCCGGAGTACTGGCCTTGGGAATTGCATTGCTGACGGTAAGTTTTCAAAGTTGGAAGGCGGCAACTAGGAATCCGGTGGAAGCTCTGAGATATGAATAG